A genome region from Chiroxiphia lanceolata isolate bChiLan1 chromosome 5, bChiLan1.pri, whole genome shotgun sequence includes the following:
- the TMEM60 gene encoding transmembrane protein 60, translating to MRMSLAQRVLLTWLFTLLFLIMLVLKLDEKAPWNWFLIFIPVWIFDTILLVMLIVKMAGRCKSGFDPRNGSQNMKKKAWYLIAMLLKLAFCLALCAKLQRFTTMKLAYVFIPLWALLIGGMVELGYNIFYVRRD from the coding sequence ATGAGAATGTCCCTGGCCCAAAGAGTACTGCTGACATGGCTTTTTACGTTACTCTTCCTCATCATGCTGGTGCTGAAGTTGGATGAGAAAGCACCATGGAACTGGTTCCTCATTTTCATTCCAGTGTGGATATTCGATACAATTCTCCTAGTTATGTTAATTGTAAAAATGGCTGGACGGTGCAAGTCTGGCTTTGACCCTCGGAACGGCTCCCAGAACATGAAGAAGAAAGCCTGGTACCTCATTGCAATGCTCCTGAAATTGGCCTTCTGCCTCGCCCTCTGCGCCAAGCTGCAGCGATTCACCACCATGAAACTGGCCTACGTGTTCATCCCACTGTGGGCCCTGCTTATTGGCGGGATGGTGGAACTGGGATACAATATCTTCTATGTACGAAGAGactga